One Clavelina lepadiformis chromosome 1, kaClaLepa1.1, whole genome shotgun sequence genomic region harbors:
- the LOC143463489 gene encoding uncharacterized protein LOC143463489 isoform X4, producing MAQATDVSPGSSLHLFNHLLRFDSDVIEFIRRSKKHMARLRREFKTLANADITGRLPNVKAEFMPCIANLTNRPYQLNQMEFEKKCIKRWNDFLEGFCFKTKSFGDNNLSSIRNNNEWADSNVLVHLRIDKNSEIPVFVRWNYPKQGWVKLVGQLDDVDAAMSWLQHECDRMLRKTIGLKRESSSASGSNDVCAMVKRFRSTFEAFTDISSHSHLHQFKFLLKFDTNVIEFVRRSKRHMDYFRTEFKGLATVDIIGRYPKLEAEFIPSTANLTNRPRQTNQMNFEKECIEKLNKCFAKFGVKTRTFDNDCLNIIKSNNKWTKRSELICIRINKNFLISVFIRWSNSAQDWVKVVGALENVDAAMSWLQHECDRLQKFTRLKGENSCSRHPSRCDPEIVNEIYPKFQGVPPRPHLFNHLLKFDRDLTEFIRRSKFHLMSLRTNFRALANVEITGWCPNVVAEFMPRTAKSTNQMNFEMECIERLNKFFAKFSFKTKSFGDANLSRIRRINNWRKSNDLVIIKINDISKIPVFVRWNYPNQSWVKVVGLCEDVDAAMSWLQHECDKLQNIFRPKLEKRPSDSSMFKRFRPAFEASSSQEARRTQFYLRHGRKKVSTEISACTRTTNQRKNEFQHSLRFDRDVIEYIRHSSADLAFLNNDVFKDLAQVTFVGKEHDPKAHFKARISLSNCLTDQRSFETECIEKLNDFCKTFGVKQEIYQVDSLDFLRNEHKWKNQNEKISVPINTRKNVSVYVRWNHPQPGHTKLVGLSKDVDAVSEWLQFHCSAAIEKMTLSKTQIEILEAFEILSDIKSTCNVIFEINKADNLISFGGARRDILECKRKITDKLKIDYPVALFIRAFGKENGLMSKLKDSDWRLSKEKSGIALRGYTSQIGETIKAFEDAERNIIRQSKFVDEVGIAKYLRGDKGKTFLKTTESATKCIILIDSDNWQNTCSGRQLMETQLPGTNISFKVIQGDITEIQCDAVVNCSYALSHGEVTKNVLVKGGDTIKKEMNQHIEKMNKELEPGFVITTTGGLLPCKKIIHVLGPSWTVSDNTTASHCLENCVQSCLNEAKKHNLNSIALPAISCGVFGGKGKICVPIIVKAVEEYFHENVDCSIKTVNFIENSNEEILCLFKDELTNRNVPDNSDESKQKVVKMLTQETNPVTTLPLEVTPLTKPSDVFDVKVIQGDILGSDCDVIAIPKGGQISKHLVAQTGQSIMDEYETSPIIETSNYRVTSGGALPCKNIFHVVTPGSAAETEQVVGEVLQAAENLKKRSLALAAIGTGAASLDSASVSNAMRTAIDNFKQSKPVYLKKIEISIYDAAIIGNFQTAMSDLTDDLLESDPANVDSTNGQQELLTCRQSIIPEKQQVSEGESIQVFLCSDKQTCIDKAWKKIMEHFKDMSVTKSIKNVILASIEDEKELLDLESKYGVLVRKLSGPSGVEELTISGLKENVVEAFASASELMRQAKEILFCAEYVKWQYLDGTNEMKNFSPKQNWQIENDYKKNKKGQTTINAEVKGTCLTLQIDFTSMKETCLETSTVTDVCRTLKSERKEYPSYWSEMKDKSVLVENISVNSAEYVKVQQQFLNSAIGKIRDIKQIERIQNPTLYDQFLAQKNRVECRMRKLGSRDQVTRELFHGTCREVCENIFKHGFDRSHAGKHATAYGRGVYFATTSEYSHGYTTPNFCNKRTMFLADVITGQYCLGGSQLVTPPTIPGSNNDPYDSTVNNTSTPSMFVVFKDASVYPLYLITYT from the exons ATGGCTCAAGCAA CAGATGTTTCACCTGGCTCCAGCCTGCATCTGTTCAACCATTTGCTGAGGTTTGACAGTGATGTGATAGAATTCATTCGGAGATCCAAAAAACACATGGCTCGACTCAGAAGAGAATTCAAAACATTGGCAAATGCTGACATTACGGGTCGACTTCCCAATGTGAAGGCTGAGTTTATGCCATGTATTGCCAAT TTAACCAACAGGCCATACCAACTAAATCAGATGgagtttgaaaagaaatgcaTTAAAAGGTGGAACGATTTTTTGGAGGGCTTTTGCTTCAAGACAAAAAGCTTTGGTGATAACAATCTAAGCAGCATAAGAAATAATAATGAATGGGCTGATAGCAACGTTCTAGTACATCTCAGGATAGACAAAAACTCCGAAATTCCTGTGTTTGTAAG ATGGAATTATCCGAAGCAGGGTTGGGTAAAGCTGGTTGGCCAGTTGGACGATGTAGATGCTGCTATGTCTTGGTTGCAGCATGAATGTGATAGAATGCTTCGAAAAACCATTGGGCTAAAACGGGAAAG TTCATCTGCAAGTGGATCAAACGATGTCTGTGCAATGGTTAAACGTTTTCGTTCGACATTTGAAG CTTTTACAGATATATCATCACACTCTCATTTGCATCAGTTCaaatttttgctgaaatttgACACCAACGTAATAGAATTCGTCAGAAGATCGAAAAGGCACATGGATTATTTCAGAACAGAGTTCAAAGGTTTAGCTACTGTTGATATCATTGGGCGGTACCCTAAACTGGAAGCAGAATTTATACCATCTACAGCAAAC TTAACAAACAGACCACGCCAAACAAATCAGATGAATTTTGAAAAGGAATGCATTGAAAAATTGAACAAGTGCTTTGCTAAGTTTGGTGTCAAGACAAGGACTTTTGATAATGACTGTTTGAACataataaaatcaaacaacaaaTGGACAAAACGTAGTGAACTTATCTGTATTAGAATCAACAAAAACTTCctaatttcagttttcatAAG ATGGAGTAATTCGGCTCAGGATTGGGTAAAAGTGGTTGGTGCATTGGAAAATGTCGATGCTGCTATGTCTTGGTTGCAACACGAATGTGATAGATTGCAAAAATTCACTCGACTAAAAGGGGAAAA TTCTTGCTCAAGGCATCCATCGCGTTGTGATCCAGAAATAGTCAATGAAATTTATCCAAAATTCCAAG GTGTTCCACCACGTCCCCATCTATTCAACCATTTGCTGAAGTTTGACAGGGATTTAACAGAATTCATCAGAAGATCCAAGTTTCACTTGATGTCACTCAGAACAAATTTTAGAGCATTGGCAAATGTTGAAATCACAGGGTGGTGTCCCAACGTGGTAGCAGAATTTATGCCACGTACTGCAAAG tcTACAAACCAGATGAATTTTGAAATGGAATGCATTGAACGATTGAACaagttttttgcaaagttttctttCAAGACAAAGAGTTTTGGAGATGCCAATTTAAGCAGAATAAGAAGAATTAATAACTGGAGAAAAAGCAATGACCTTgttattatcaaaataaaCGATATCTCCAAGATCCCTGTGTTTGTAAG ATGGAATTATCCCAATCAGAGTTGGGTGAAAGTAGTCGGCCTTTGTGAAGATGTTGATGCTGCTATGTCTTGGTTGCAACACGAATGTGATAaactgcaaaacatttttagaccaaaactGGAAAA GCGACCAAGCGATAGTTCCATGTTCAAGCGCTTTCGTCCAGCTTTTGAAG CTTCCAGCAGTCAAGAAGCACGCCgaacacaattttatttaCGTCATGGTCGAAAGAAAGTCTCTACTGAAATATCGGCATGCACTCGAACTACTAACCAACGCAAAAATGAGTTTCAGCATTCTCTTAGGTTTGATCGAGATGTGATAGAATACATTCGGCATTCATCTGCTGATCTTGCATTCTTGAACAACGATGTCTTTAAGGATCTGGCTCAAGTTACGTTTGTGGGGAAAGAACATGACCCAAAAGCACATTTTAAAGCCAGGATATCGTTG AGCAACTGTCTAACCGATCAAAGAAGTTTCGAAACTGAATGCATTGAAAAACTTAATGACTTCTGCAAAACTTTCGGCGTCAAGCAGGAGATTTACCAAGTGGACAGTCTTGACTTTCTTAGAAACGAACATAAATGGAAAAATCAAAACGAAAAGATATCAGTACCAATCAACACCAGAAAAAACGTTTCAGTTTATGTAAG GTGGAATCATCCGCAGCCTGGACATACTAAACTAGTCGGTTTGTCAAAAGACGTCGATGCTGTCTCCGAATGGCTGCAATTTCACTGTAGCGCTGCTATTGAGAAGATGACGCTATCGAAGACACAGATTGA gATTTTGGAAGCATTTGAAATTCTTTCTGACATAAAATCTACGTGTAAtgtcatttttgaaatcaacaAAGCGGACAATTTGATAAGTTTTGGGGGTGCAAGAAGAGATATTCTTGAATGCAAAAGGAAAATTACGGATAAATTAAAg ATTGACTATCCCGTTGCCCTTTTTATAAGAGCTTTTGGTAAAGAAAACGGTCTAATGTCGAAACTAAAGGACTCGGATTGGCGGttgtcaaaagaaaaaagtggCATTGCTCTGAGAGGATATACATCCCAGATTGGAGAAA CTATAAAAGCATTTGAAGACGCGGAAAGGAATATTATTCGTCAGTCGAAATTTGTCGATGAGGTCGGCATTGCAAAATACCTGCGAGGAGACAAAGGAAAAACCTTTCTCAAAACAACCGAAAGTGCaacaaaatgcattattttaatCGACTCTGACAACTGGCAAAATACG TGTTCTGGAAGGCAGTTGATGGAAACTCAGTTACCTGGcacaaacatttcattcaaAGTCATTCAGGGAGATATCACAGAAATTCAGTGTGACGCCGTAGTAAATTGCTCATACGCTCTTAGCCATGGAGAGGTTACGAAAAACGTATTAGTGAAAG GTGGAGACACAATAAAGAAAGAGATGAATCAACACATAGAAAAGATGAATAAAGAGTTAGAACCTGGATTTGTGATAACAACAACAGGAGGTTTACTTCCTTGTAAGAAAATCATTCATGTACTTGGACCTAG TTGGACGGTCTCTGATAATACAACAGCATCTCATTGCCTGGAAAATTGTGTTCAGTCATGTTTGAATGAAGCGAAGAAACACAATTTAAATTCTATTGCTTTACCGGCAATTAGTTGTGGTGTGTTTGGAGGTAAAGGAAAAATTTGTGTGCCCATAATCGTCAAAGCCGTTGAAGAATATTTTCACGAAAATGTTGACTGTTCCATCAAAACG GTTAACTTCATTGAAAAttcaaatgaagaaattttatgcttattcAAAGACGAACTGACAAATCGCAATGTTCCTGACAATTCGGACGAATCCAAACAAAAAGTAGTCAAGATGTTAACACAAGAG ACGAATCCTGTTACAACTTTACCACTTGAAGTAACTCCCTTGACCAAACCCAGTGATGTCTTTGATGTTAAAGTGATTCAAGGAGACATACTGGGATCAGATTGTGATGTGATTGCAATTCCTAAGG gtGGTCAGATATCAAAACATCTTGTTGCTCAAACTGGACAAAGTATTATGGACGAATACGAGACATCGCCAATCATTGAGACATCCAACTACAGAGTGACCAGTGGAGGCGCACTACCATGCAAGAACATCTTTCACGTTGTGACTCCTGGCAGTGCTGCAGAAACCGAGCAGGTTGTTGGCGAGGTTTTGCAAGCGgcagaaaatttaaagaagCGTTCTTTGGCTTTGGCAGCAATTGGAACAG GTGCAGCAAGTTTGGACAGTGCTTCAGTTTCTAACGCAATGCGAACAGCCATTGACAActttaaacaaagcaaaccagtttatttaaagaaaattgaaatttcaatATATGATGCAGCCATTATAGGCAACTTTCAAACAGCAATGTCCGATTTGACTGATGATTTGCTTG AATCAGATCCTGCTAACGTTGACTCAACGAACGGCCAACAAGAGCTTTTGACATGTAGACAATCGATTATCCCAGAGAAGCAGCAAGTTAGTGAAGGCGAGAGCATACAAGTTTTTCTCTGTTCGGACAAGCAAACTTGCATAGACAAA GCATGGAAGAAAATTATGGAACATTTTAAAGACATGAGCGTAACAAAATCTATCAAGAATGTTATTTTGGCTAGTATTGAAGACGAGAAAGAATTGTTGGATCTGGAATCTAAATATGGAGTTTTAGTTCGAAAGTTGTCTGGTCCATC TGGAGTTGAAGAACTGACAATATCTGGCCTGAAAGAAAACGTGGTAGAAGCGTTTGCGTCTGCCTCGGAATTGATGAGACAAGCAAAAGAAATTCTCTTTTGTGCTGAATACGTTAAATGGCAATATCTTGACGGAACAAacgaaatgaaaaatttttcgcCTAAACAAAACTGGCAAATTGAAAATGATTACAAG aaaaataaGAAAGGacaaacaacaataaacgCTGAGGTGAAAGGAACGTGCCTGACGCTTCAAATAGATTTCACTTCAATGAAAGAGACCTGCTTGGAGACAAGCACTGTGACTGACGTTTGTCGAACTTTGAAAAGTGAAAGAAAGG AGTATCCGTCCTATTGGAGTGAAATGAAAGATAAATCTGTGCTCGTGGAAAACATTTCTGTAAATTCTGCTGAATATGTAAAAGTACAACAACAGTTTCTCAACAGCGCAATAGGAAAAATTAGGGATATCAAACAG ATAGAACGCATCCAAAACCCCACGCTTTATGATCAATTCCTTGCCCAAAAGAATAGAGTAGAATGTAGAATGAGAAAACTTGGGTCTCGCGACCAGGTCACACGAGAACTTTTTCACGGAACCTGCAGAGaagtttgtgaaaatattttcaaacatggATTTGATCGAAGCCACGCTGGAAAGCACG CAACAGCGTACGGGAGAGGAGTTTATTTTGCCACTACATCTGAATATTCTCACGGTTATACGACTccaaatttttgtaataaacgAACGATGTTTCTTGCTGACGTCATTACAGGGCAGTATTGCTTAGGTGGTTCTCAACTTGTAACACCACCAACCATCCCTGGATCCAACAATGACCCCTATGATAGTACCGTGAATAACACTTCCACGCCCAGcatgtttgttgtatttaaAGATGCGAGCGTTTATCCGTTATATCTTATAACCTACACATAA
- the LOC143463489 gene encoding uncharacterized protein LOC143463489 isoform X1, translating to MAQATDVSPGSSLHLFNHLLRFDSDVIEFIRRSKKHMARLRREFKTLANADITGRLPNVKAEFMPCIANLTNRPYQLNQMEFEKKCIKRWNDFLEGFCFKTKSFGDNNLSSIRNNNEWADSNVLVHLRIDKNSEIPVFVRWNYPKQGWVKLVGQLDDVDAAMSWLQHECDRMLRKTIGLKRESSSASGSNDVCAMVKRFRSTFEAFTDISSHSHLHQFKFLLKFDTNVIEFVRRSKRHMDYFRTEFKGLATVDIIGRYPKLEAEFIPSTANLTNRPRQTNQMNFEKECIEKLNKCFAKFGVKTRTFDNDCLNIIKSNNKWTKRSELICIRINKNFLISVFIRWSNSAQDWVKVVGALENVDAAMSWLQHECDRLQKFTRLKGENSCSRHPSRCDPEIVNEIYPKFQGVPPRPHLFNHLLKFDRDLTEFIRRSKFHLMSLRTNFRALANVEITGWCPNVVAEFMPRTAKSTNQMNFEMECIERLNKFFAKFSFKTKSFGDANLSRIRRINNWRKSNDLVIIKINDISKIPVFVRWNYPNQSWVKVVGLCEDVDAAMSWLQHECDKLQNIFRPKLEKRPSDSSMFKRFRPAFEASSSQEARRTQFYLRHGRKKVSTEISACTRTTNQRKNEFQHSLRFDRDVIEYIRHSSADLAFLNNDVFKDLAQVTFVGKEHDPKAHFKARISLSNCLTDQRSFETECIEKLNDFCKTFGVKQEIYQVDSLDFLRNEHKWKNQNEKISVPINTRKNVSVYVRWNHPQPGHTKLVGLSKDVDAVSEWLQFHCSAAIEKMTLSKTQIEILEAFEILSDIKSTCNVIFEINKADNLISFGGARRDILECKRKITDKLKDFFNASKPLEEFVKQRLSNEIVLQIDYPVALFIRAFGKENGLMSKLKDSDWRLSKEKSGIALRGYTSQIGETIKAFEDAERNIIRQSKFVDEVGIAKYLRGDKGKTFLKTTESATKCIILIDSDNWQNTCSGRQLMETQLPGTNISFKVIQGDITEIQCDAVVNCSYALSHGEVTKNVLVKGGDTIKKEMNQHIEKMNKELEPGFVITTTGGLLPCKKIIHVLGPSWTVSDNTTASHCLENCVQSCLNEAKKHNLNSIALPAISCGVFGGKGKICVPIIVKAVEEYFHENVDCSIKTVNFIENSNEEILCLFKDELTNRNVPDNSDESKQKVVKMLTQETNPVTTLPLEVTPLTKPSDVFDVKVIQGDILGSDCDVIAIPKGGQISKHLVAQTGQSIMDEYETSPIIETSNYRVTSGGALPCKNIFHVVTPGSAAETEQVVGEVLQAAENLKKRSLALAAIGTGAASLDSASVSNAMRTAIDNFKQSKPVYLKKIEISIYDAAIIGNFQTAMSDLTDDLLESDPANVDSTNGQQELLTCRQSIIPEKQQVSEGESIQVFLCSDKQTCIDKAWKKIMEHFKDMSVTKSIKNVILASIEDEKELLDLESKYGVLVRKLSGPSGVEELTISGLKENVVEAFASASELMRQAKEILFCAEYVKWQYLDGTNEMKNFSPKQNWQIENDYKKNKKGQTTINAEVKGTCLTLQIDFTSMKETCLETSTVTDVCRTLKSERKEYPSYWSEMKDKSVLVENISVNSAEYVKVQQQFLNSAIGKIRDIKQIERIQNPTLYDQFLAQKNRVECRMRKLGSRDQVTRELFHGTCREVCENIFKHGFDRSHAGKHATAYGRGVYFATTSEYSHGYTTPNFCNKRTMFLADVITGQYCLGGSQLVTPPTIPGSNNDPYDSTVNNTSTPSMFVVFKDASVYPLYLITYT from the exons ATGGCTCAAGCAA CAGATGTTTCACCTGGCTCCAGCCTGCATCTGTTCAACCATTTGCTGAGGTTTGACAGTGATGTGATAGAATTCATTCGGAGATCCAAAAAACACATGGCTCGACTCAGAAGAGAATTCAAAACATTGGCAAATGCTGACATTACGGGTCGACTTCCCAATGTGAAGGCTGAGTTTATGCCATGTATTGCCAAT TTAACCAACAGGCCATACCAACTAAATCAGATGgagtttgaaaagaaatgcaTTAAAAGGTGGAACGATTTTTTGGAGGGCTTTTGCTTCAAGACAAAAAGCTTTGGTGATAACAATCTAAGCAGCATAAGAAATAATAATGAATGGGCTGATAGCAACGTTCTAGTACATCTCAGGATAGACAAAAACTCCGAAATTCCTGTGTTTGTAAG ATGGAATTATCCGAAGCAGGGTTGGGTAAAGCTGGTTGGCCAGTTGGACGATGTAGATGCTGCTATGTCTTGGTTGCAGCATGAATGTGATAGAATGCTTCGAAAAACCATTGGGCTAAAACGGGAAAG TTCATCTGCAAGTGGATCAAACGATGTCTGTGCAATGGTTAAACGTTTTCGTTCGACATTTGAAG CTTTTACAGATATATCATCACACTCTCATTTGCATCAGTTCaaatttttgctgaaatttgACACCAACGTAATAGAATTCGTCAGAAGATCGAAAAGGCACATGGATTATTTCAGAACAGAGTTCAAAGGTTTAGCTACTGTTGATATCATTGGGCGGTACCCTAAACTGGAAGCAGAATTTATACCATCTACAGCAAAC TTAACAAACAGACCACGCCAAACAAATCAGATGAATTTTGAAAAGGAATGCATTGAAAAATTGAACAAGTGCTTTGCTAAGTTTGGTGTCAAGACAAGGACTTTTGATAATGACTGTTTGAACataataaaatcaaacaacaaaTGGACAAAACGTAGTGAACTTATCTGTATTAGAATCAACAAAAACTTCctaatttcagttttcatAAG ATGGAGTAATTCGGCTCAGGATTGGGTAAAAGTGGTTGGTGCATTGGAAAATGTCGATGCTGCTATGTCTTGGTTGCAACACGAATGTGATAGATTGCAAAAATTCACTCGACTAAAAGGGGAAAA TTCTTGCTCAAGGCATCCATCGCGTTGTGATCCAGAAATAGTCAATGAAATTTATCCAAAATTCCAAG GTGTTCCACCACGTCCCCATCTATTCAACCATTTGCTGAAGTTTGACAGGGATTTAACAGAATTCATCAGAAGATCCAAGTTTCACTTGATGTCACTCAGAACAAATTTTAGAGCATTGGCAAATGTTGAAATCACAGGGTGGTGTCCCAACGTGGTAGCAGAATTTATGCCACGTACTGCAAAG tcTACAAACCAGATGAATTTTGAAATGGAATGCATTGAACGATTGAACaagttttttgcaaagttttctttCAAGACAAAGAGTTTTGGAGATGCCAATTTAAGCAGAATAAGAAGAATTAATAACTGGAGAAAAAGCAATGACCTTgttattatcaaaataaaCGATATCTCCAAGATCCCTGTGTTTGTAAG ATGGAATTATCCCAATCAGAGTTGGGTGAAAGTAGTCGGCCTTTGTGAAGATGTTGATGCTGCTATGTCTTGGTTGCAACACGAATGTGATAaactgcaaaacatttttagaccaaaactGGAAAA GCGACCAAGCGATAGTTCCATGTTCAAGCGCTTTCGTCCAGCTTTTGAAG CTTCCAGCAGTCAAGAAGCACGCCgaacacaattttatttaCGTCATGGTCGAAAGAAAGTCTCTACTGAAATATCGGCATGCACTCGAACTACTAACCAACGCAAAAATGAGTTTCAGCATTCTCTTAGGTTTGATCGAGATGTGATAGAATACATTCGGCATTCATCTGCTGATCTTGCATTCTTGAACAACGATGTCTTTAAGGATCTGGCTCAAGTTACGTTTGTGGGGAAAGAACATGACCCAAAAGCACATTTTAAAGCCAGGATATCGTTG AGCAACTGTCTAACCGATCAAAGAAGTTTCGAAACTGAATGCATTGAAAAACTTAATGACTTCTGCAAAACTTTCGGCGTCAAGCAGGAGATTTACCAAGTGGACAGTCTTGACTTTCTTAGAAACGAACATAAATGGAAAAATCAAAACGAAAAGATATCAGTACCAATCAACACCAGAAAAAACGTTTCAGTTTATGTAAG GTGGAATCATCCGCAGCCTGGACATACTAAACTAGTCGGTTTGTCAAAAGACGTCGATGCTGTCTCCGAATGGCTGCAATTTCACTGTAGCGCTGCTATTGAGAAGATGACGCTATCGAAGACACAGATTGA gATTTTGGAAGCATTTGAAATTCTTTCTGACATAAAATCTACGTGTAAtgtcatttttgaaatcaacaAAGCGGACAATTTGATAAGTTTTGGGGGTGCAAGAAGAGATATTCTTGAATGCAAAAGGAAAATTACGGATAAATTAAAg GATTTCTTTAACGCCTCGAAGCCATTGGAAGAATTTGTGAAGCAGCGTCTTTCCAACGAGATCGTTTTACAGATTGACTATCCCGTTGCCCTTTTTATAAGAGCTTTTGGTAAAGAAAACGGTCTAATGTCGAAACTAAAGGACTCGGATTGGCGGttgtcaaaagaaaaaagtggCATTGCTCTGAGAGGATATACATCCCAGATTGGAGAAA CTATAAAAGCATTTGAAGACGCGGAAAGGAATATTATTCGTCAGTCGAAATTTGTCGATGAGGTCGGCATTGCAAAATACCTGCGAGGAGACAAAGGAAAAACCTTTCTCAAAACAACCGAAAGTGCaacaaaatgcattattttaatCGACTCTGACAACTGGCAAAATACG TGTTCTGGAAGGCAGTTGATGGAAACTCAGTTACCTGGcacaaacatttcattcaaAGTCATTCAGGGAGATATCACAGAAATTCAGTGTGACGCCGTAGTAAATTGCTCATACGCTCTTAGCCATGGAGAGGTTACGAAAAACGTATTAGTGAAAG GTGGAGACACAATAAAGAAAGAGATGAATCAACACATAGAAAAGATGAATAAAGAGTTAGAACCTGGATTTGTGATAACAACAACAGGAGGTTTACTTCCTTGTAAGAAAATCATTCATGTACTTGGACCTAG TTGGACGGTCTCTGATAATACAACAGCATCTCATTGCCTGGAAAATTGTGTTCAGTCATGTTTGAATGAAGCGAAGAAACACAATTTAAATTCTATTGCTTTACCGGCAATTAGTTGTGGTGTGTTTGGAGGTAAAGGAAAAATTTGTGTGCCCATAATCGTCAAAGCCGTTGAAGAATATTTTCACGAAAATGTTGACTGTTCCATCAAAACG GTTAACTTCATTGAAAAttcaaatgaagaaattttatgcttattcAAAGACGAACTGACAAATCGCAATGTTCCTGACAATTCGGACGAATCCAAACAAAAAGTAGTCAAGATGTTAACACAAGAG ACGAATCCTGTTACAACTTTACCACTTGAAGTAACTCCCTTGACCAAACCCAGTGATGTCTTTGATGTTAAAGTGATTCAAGGAGACATACTGGGATCAGATTGTGATGTGATTGCAATTCCTAAGG gtGGTCAGATATCAAAACATCTTGTTGCTCAAACTGGACAAAGTATTATGGACGAATACGAGACATCGCCAATCATTGAGACATCCAACTACAGAGTGACCAGTGGAGGCGCACTACCATGCAAGAACATCTTTCACGTTGTGACTCCTGGCAGTGCTGCAGAAACCGAGCAGGTTGTTGGCGAGGTTTTGCAAGCGgcagaaaatttaaagaagCGTTCTTTGGCTTTGGCAGCAATTGGAACAG GTGCAGCAAGTTTGGACAGTGCTTCAGTTTCTAACGCAATGCGAACAGCCATTGACAActttaaacaaagcaaaccagtttatttaaagaaaattgaaatttcaatATATGATGCAGCCATTATAGGCAACTTTCAAACAGCAATGTCCGATTTGACTGATGATTTGCTTG AATCAGATCCTGCTAACGTTGACTCAACGAACGGCCAACAAGAGCTTTTGACATGTAGACAATCGATTATCCCAGAGAAGCAGCAAGTTAGTGAAGGCGAGAGCATACAAGTTTTTCTCTGTTCGGACAAGCAAACTTGCATAGACAAA GCATGGAAGAAAATTATGGAACATTTTAAAGACATGAGCGTAACAAAATCTATCAAGAATGTTATTTTGGCTAGTATTGAAGACGAGAAAGAATTGTTGGATCTGGAATCTAAATATGGAGTTTTAGTTCGAAAGTTGTCTGGTCCATC TGGAGTTGAAGAACTGACAATATCTGGCCTGAAAGAAAACGTGGTAGAAGCGTTTGCGTCTGCCTCGGAATTGATGAGACAAGCAAAAGAAATTCTCTTTTGTGCTGAATACGTTAAATGGCAATATCTTGACGGAACAAacgaaatgaaaaatttttcgcCTAAACAAAACTGGCAAATTGAAAATGATTACAAG aaaaataaGAAAGGacaaacaacaataaacgCTGAGGTGAAAGGAACGTGCCTGACGCTTCAAATAGATTTCACTTCAATGAAAGAGACCTGCTTGGAGACAAGCACTGTGACTGACGTTTGTCGAACTTTGAAAAGTGAAAGAAAGG AGTATCCGTCCTATTGGAGTGAAATGAAAGATAAATCTGTGCTCGTGGAAAACATTTCTGTAAATTCTGCTGAATATGTAAAAGTACAACAACAGTTTCTCAACAGCGCAATAGGAAAAATTAGGGATATCAAACAG ATAGAACGCATCCAAAACCCCACGCTTTATGATCAATTCCTTGCCCAAAAGAATAGAGTAGAATGTAGAATGAGAAAACTTGGGTCTCGCGACCAGGTCACACGAGAACTTTTTCACGGAACCTGCAGAGaagtttgtgaaaatattttcaaacatggATTTGATCGAAGCCACGCTGGAAAGCACG CAACAGCGTACGGGAGAGGAGTTTATTTTGCCACTACATCTGAATATTCTCACGGTTATACGACTccaaatttttgtaataaacgAACGATGTTTCTTGCTGACGTCATTACAGGGCAGTATTGCTTAGGTGGTTCTCAACTTGTAACACCACCAACCATCCCTGGATCCAACAATGACCCCTATGATAGTACCGTGAATAACACTTCCACGCCCAGcatgtttgttgtatttaaAGATGCGAGCGTTTATCCGTTATATCTTATAACCTACACATAA